The following proteins are encoded in a genomic region of Alphaproteobacteria bacterium:
- a CDS encoding YggS family pyridoxal phosphate-dependent enzyme has product MPLAENLAAIRAAIHAAAKEAGRDPGGVRLLAVSKGQPVEAIEAAYAAGQRDFGENRAQEAARKFIQFRTSHPDIRLHLIGPLQTNKAADAVRLFDVIETLDRPKLAYALAEEMRRQDRHPDLYIEVNIGHEPQKAGIAPESLADFLTLCRGELKLPVRGLMAIPPLGDDPALYFRKLAALAAAHDLAACSMGMSGDFKTAIACGATEVRIGTGIFGARNQH; this is encoded by the coding sequence ATGCCTCTCGCAGAAAATCTCGCCGCGATTCGCGCGGCCATCCACGCCGCCGCGAAAGAGGCCGGACGCGATCCGGGCGGCGTGCGATTGCTTGCCGTTTCCAAGGGCCAGCCCGTCGAAGCCATCGAAGCGGCCTATGCGGCGGGGCAGCGCGATTTCGGCGAGAATCGCGCGCAGGAGGCGGCGCGAAAATTTATCCAATTTCGCACAAGCCATCCGGACATTCGGCTGCATCTGATCGGCCCGCTTCAGACCAACAAGGCTGCCGATGCCGTCCGGCTGTTCGATGTGATCGAAACGCTCGACCGGCCCAAGCTCGCTTATGCGCTTGCCGAAGAGATGCGGCGCCAGGACCGCCATCCCGATCTTTATATCGAGGTGAATATCGGCCATGAGCCGCAGAAAGCGGGAATCGCGCCGGAATCCCTGGCGGATTTTCTTACGCTATGCCGCGGCGAGCTGAAACTTCCGGTGCGGGGCTTGATGGCCATTCCTCCGCTGGGAGACGATCCCGCGCTTTATTTCCGCAAGCTCGCGGCGCTCGCGGCGGCGCACGATCTTGCCGCATGCAGCATGGGCATGAGCGGCGATTTCAAAACCGCCATCGCTTGCGGCGCGACGGAAGTGCGGATCGGAACGGGAATTTTTGGGGCGCGGAATCAACACTGA
- the secB gene encoding protein-export chaperone SecB, which yields MSESSAAALNGGSHASAASAIVINAQYVRDMSFENPNAPAIFMGGGVEPKLEVAVNVAARGMGDRVHEVIVTLKAESKFGERTGFIAELSYAGLFSVPAMPEQQLRNLLLVECPYQLFPFARAVLSDMVREGNFPPLLLAPIDFAALYRQNMEQQAQQPRPDGGL from the coding sequence ATGAGTGAATCATCCGCCGCCGCCCTCAATGGGGGCAGTCACGCCAGCGCCGCGAGCGCCATCGTGATTAACGCCCAATATGTGCGCGACATGTCGTTCGAGAATCCCAACGCTCCGGCCATTTTCATGGGCGGCGGCGTCGAGCCGAAGCTGGAAGTCGCGGTCAATGTCGCCGCGCGCGGCATGGGCGACAGGGTGCATGAGGTGATCGTGACGCTTAAAGCGGAATCGAAATTCGGCGAACGTACTGGATTCATTGCCGAATTATCCTATGCGGGACTTTTTAGCGTTCCGGCGATGCCGGAACAACAATTGCGTAACCTATTGCTGGTAGAGTGTCCCTACCAGTTGTTTCCGTTCGCGCGGGCGGTGTTGAGCGATATGGTGCGGGAAGGCAATTTTCCTCCCCTTTTACTCGCCCCGATCGATTTCGCCGCCCTTTACCGGCAGAACATGGAACAGCAAGCGCAGCAACCAAGACCCGACGGAGGACTGTAA
- a CDS encoding Tim44/TimA family putative adaptor protein — protein MAYFDILFFAIVAVVLILRLRTVLGRRNEDEPRRPNPFGIPPAGKEEEDEEFAVSPAHEMAIPEGRRQALPPPILAPDSLAGGIEQVRRLDPLFDEKQFLAGAKSAFSMIVSAFAQNDMGALRSLLGPEVYAAFGKAVEARMAAGVKLETGIHAIKEAELTRVKLAGDVARLTVRFVSEQSNAAYDKDGALTDGDPQRREEIEDIWVFARNLKQSDPAWLLVETGNQ, from the coding sequence ATGGCTTATTTCGACATCCTCTTCTTCGCTATCGTCGCGGTGGTTCTCATTCTCCGATTGCGCACCGTTCTGGGACGGCGCAACGAGGACGAGCCGCGCCGTCCGAATCCGTTCGGCATTCCGCCCGCGGGCAAGGAAGAAGAGGATGAGGAGTTCGCCGTCAGCCCCGCGCATGAGATGGCGATTCCCGAAGGAAGGCGGCAGGCGCTGCCGCCGCCGATCCTCGCGCCCGATTCTCTTGCCGGCGGCATCGAGCAAGTGCGCCGCCTCGATCCCCTGTTTGACGAAAAGCAGTTTCTCGCCGGGGCGAAATCGGCCTTTTCCATGATCGTCAGCGCCTTCGCGCAGAATGACATGGGCGCGCTGCGCAGCCTTCTGGGGCCGGAAGTTTATGCCGCGTTCGGCAAGGCGGTCGAGGCGCGCATGGCGGCGGGCGTCAAGCTCGAAACCGGCATTCACGCCATCAAGGAAGCCGAACTGACGCGCGTGAAACTGGCGGGCGACGTGGCGCGGCTGACGGTGCGCTTCGTCAGCGAGCAGAGCAACGCCGCCTATGACAAGGACGGCGCGCTGACCGACGGCGATCCGCAGCGGCGCGAGGAAATCGAAGACATATGGGTCTTCGCCCGCAATCTCAAGCAGAGCGATCCCGCCTGGCTGCTGGTCGAAACCGGGAATCAATAA
- a CDS encoding MltA domain-containing protein — translation MMRPAAARAFSLFLLAFLAACAEKPPPVSYEPRSFAELPGWEQDDLSGAAQALRRSCPPNAAKDESWREVCAALPDGGDNVALRAYFTRNFEAFQIVENGKDEGLFTGYYEAEINGSRERRGRYTIPVYGAPEDLLTADLGAFKPELQGQRISGRVEGKRFVPYPDRAAITAGAKKIDAPVLLWTDDSAALFFLQVQGSGRALMEDGAALRLGYGAQNGRPYVAIGRILKERGELPQDGVTMASIRAWLAAHDKESAELLNLNPSYVFFKLAEGDPRGAQGVELTPERSLAVDRNFIALGSPVWIDAESPDAKNPAGGEERLRRLFIAQDTGGAIKGAIRGDVYWGYGARAAELAGKMQSRGRAYILRPRKAPVS, via the coding sequence ATGATGCGTCCGGCGGCCGCCCGCGCTTTCAGCCTTTTTCTGCTCGCCTTTCTTGCCGCCTGCGCGGAAAAGCCGCCTCCGGTCTCTTATGAGCCGCGAAGCTTCGCCGAACTGCCGGGCTGGGAGCAGGACGATCTGAGCGGAGCGGCGCAGGCCTTGCGCCGCTCCTGTCCGCCCAATGCCGCCAAAGACGAAAGCTGGCGCGAGGTTTGCGCGGCGCTGCCGGACGGCGGCGACAACGTGGCCTTACGTGCCTATTTCACGCGGAATTTCGAGGCCTTTCAGATTGTCGAAAACGGAAAAGACGAAGGTCTTTTCACCGGCTATTACGAAGCGGAAATCAACGGCAGCCGTGAACGGCGCGGGCGCTACACTATCCCGGTGTATGGCGCGCCGGAGGATTTGCTGACCGCCGATCTCGGCGCGTTCAAGCCCGAGCTTCAAGGCCAGCGCATCAGCGGCAGGGTGGAAGGCAAGCGCTTCGTTCCCTATCCCGACCGCGCGGCTATCACGGCAGGCGCGAAAAAGATCGACGCGCCGGTTCTGCTATGGACCGACGATTCGGCTGCGTTGTTTTTCCTGCAGGTGCAGGGATCGGGGCGCGCGCTGATGGAAGACGGCGCGGCGCTGCGGCTCGGTTATGGCGCGCAGAACGGGCGTCCTTATGTCGCGATCGGACGCATCCTCAAAGAGCGCGGCGAACTGCCGCAGGACGGCGTCACGATGGCGAGCATCCGCGCCTGGCTCGCGGCGCATGACAAGGAATCCGCCGAGCTTCTCAATCTTAACCCGTCCTATGTTTTCTTCAAACTTGCCGAGGGCGATCCGCGCGGCGCGCAGGGCGTTGAACTGACGCCGGAACGCAGCCTCGCGGTCGACCGGAATTTTATCGCGCTCGGCTCTCCGGTCTGGATCGACGCCGAAAGCCCTGATGCCAAAAACCCCGCTGGCGGAGAAGAAAGACTGCGGCGGCTTTTCATCGCGCAGGATACCGGCGGCGCGATCAAGGGCGCGATCCGGGGCGATGTCTATTGGGGTTATGGCGCGCGCGCCGCCGAGCTTGCCGGAAAAATGCAAAGCCGGGGCCGTGCCTATATCCTGCGGCCCAGAAAGGCTCCCGTGTCATGA
- a CDS encoding thermonuclease family protein encodes MKFLGPALILAFAAFSAQAADETAKVIGSPDGRTLFLESREQARLDGVAALDIPDRAEEFDRCLPSLRGPDAVSTTCDLKLAMAARNLLRQMTEGKDVRLSVDPQQRDDRHGRVLAQVYAPDGHGGELWTQEKLLAAGLAYIRPPVQQEAALPALLKTEAAARAAKIGIWQLPEFHPIPPEDAAQYEGRHVFIEGVVLKAAKTRNKIYLNFGHDWRHDFTAIIEKEDWKKFAKAETDVMTFENRKIRVRGIIYQDNGPMMRIASPWQIDVVE; translated from the coding sequence ATGAAATTTCTGGGCCCCGCCCTCATTCTTGCATTCGCCGCCTTTTCCGCCCAGGCGGCGGACGAGACCGCGAAAGTGATCGGCAGTCCGGACGGGCGCACGCTTTTTCTTGAAAGCCGGGAACAGGCGCGGCTCGACGGCGTCGCCGCGCTCGACATCCCCGACCGGGCGGAAGAATTCGACCGCTGTCTGCCCAGCCTGCGCGGCCCCGACGCCGTCAGCACCACCTGCGATCTCAAGCTCGCGATGGCGGCGCGCAATTTGCTGCGCCAGATGACCGAAGGCAAGGATGTGCGCCTGAGCGTCGATCCGCAGCAGCGCGACGACCGCCACGGCAGGGTGTTGGCGCAGGTTTACGCTCCCGACGGCCATGGCGGCGAGCTTTGGACGCAGGAGAAACTGCTGGCGGCGGGCCTTGCCTATATCCGGCCCCCGGTGCAGCAGGAAGCGGCGCTGCCCGCGCTGCTGAAAACCGAAGCGGCGGCGCGCGCGGCCAAAATCGGGATTTGGCAATTGCCGGAATTCCATCCCATCCCGCCCGAAGACGCCGCCCAATATGAAGGCCGGCATGTTTTCATCGAGGGCGTGGTGCTGAAAGCCGCCAAGACCAGGAATAAAATCTATCTCAATTTCGGCCATGACTGGCGTCATGATTTCACCGCCATCATCGAAAAAGAGGATTGGAAAAAATTCGCCAAGGCCGAGACCGATGTCATGACGTTCGAGAACCGCAAAATCCGCGTGCGCGGCATTATCTATCAGGATAACGGCCCGATGATGCGGATCGCGTCGCCGTGGCAGATCGATGTCGTGGAATAG
- the mnmE gene encoding tRNA uridine-5-carboxymethylaminomethyl(34) synthesis GTPase MnmE, with protein sequence MAFLADTIFALASAPGRAGVAVMRISGPLAGEALRQLTGRDLPEPRRAALREFHHPGGALLDRGLALWFPAPHSFTGEDVAELHLHGGRAIVSGMAAALASMPGLRLAEPGEFTRRGFENGKFDLTEAEAVIDLINAETEAQLRQALRQADGALSRLYEDWRARLLRALAHIEADIDFADEDLPPGLAAARVLELSGLRAELAAHLADNRRGERLRDGYHIAILGPPNAGKSSLLNALARRDAAIVSAVAGTTRDVIELQLDLGGYPVIVADTAGLRESEDAIESEGIRRAAARAGLADLKLLVFDGASLPDLDPMTLALLDDRAMMVVNKQDLIFMENAKEASFPTPHRGERESRLISFDEKVNGMPAFAGMTTPFIISLKTNFGIEALIEALTARVAAELADTGQPALTRLRHRTALEECAAHLDRALAGLQEKRETALTAEDVRLAMRALGRITGSVDTEDLLDVIFRDFCVGK encoded by the coding sequence ATGGCTTTTCTTGCCGATACCATCTTCGCCCTCGCGAGCGCCCCGGGACGCGCCGGCGTCGCGGTCATGCGAATATCCGGCCCGCTGGCGGGCGAGGCGCTCCGGCAGCTGACGGGCCGCGACCTGCCCGAGCCGCGCCGCGCCGCCTTGCGCGAATTCCATCATCCAGGCGGCGCGCTTCTGGATCGCGGCCTCGCGCTATGGTTTCCGGCGCCGCATAGCTTTACCGGCGAAGATGTCGCCGAGCTTCATCTTCATGGCGGCCGCGCCATCGTCAGCGGCATGGCCGCCGCCCTCGCCTCGATGCCGGGCCTGCGCCTCGCGGAGCCTGGCGAGTTCACCCGGCGCGGCTTCGAGAACGGCAAGTTCGATCTCACCGAAGCCGAAGCGGTCATCGACCTCATCAACGCCGAAACCGAGGCGCAGCTGCGCCAGGCGCTGCGCCAGGCGGACGGGGCGCTGTCGCGCCTTTACGAGGATTGGCGCGCCCGGCTGCTGCGCGCGCTTGCCCATATCGAGGCCGATATCGATTTCGCCGACGAAGATTTGCCGCCCGGTCTTGCCGCCGCGCGCGTTCTGGAACTCAGCGGCCTTCGCGCCGAACTCGCCGCCCATCTCGCCGACAACCGGCGCGGCGAGCGGCTGCGCGACGGTTATCACATCGCGATTCTCGGTCCACCTAATGCTGGCAAATCGAGCCTGCTCAACGCGCTGGCCCGGCGCGACGCGGCGATCGTCTCCGCCGTGGCGGGCACCACGCGCGACGTGATCGAGCTGCAGCTCGATCTCGGCGGCTATCCGGTCATCGTCGCCGATACCGCGGGCTTGCGCGAATCCGAAGATGCCATCGAAAGCGAGGGCATTCGCAGGGCCGCCGCGCGCGCCGGACTGGCCGATCTCAAGCTTTTGGTTTTCGACGGCGCGTCGCTGCCCGATCTCGACCCGATGACGCTGGCGCTGCTCGACGACCGGGCGATGATGGTGGTCAATAAGCAGGATTTGATTTTCATGGAGAATGCAAAAGAGGCGTCATTCCCGACGCCGCATCGCGGCGAGCGGGAATCCCGTTTGATATCCTTCGATGAAAAAGTAAACGGGATGCCTGCTTTCGCGGGCATGACCACTCCTTTTATTATTTCCCTCAAAACCAATTTCGGCATCGAAGCTTTGATCGAGGCGCTGACCGCCCGCGTCGCGGCTGAACTCGCCGATACCGGCCAGCCCGCGCTGACCCGCCTGCGCCATCGGACGGCGCTGGAGGAATGCGCGGCGCATCTCGACCGCGCGCTGGCCGGGCTTCAGGAGAAACGCGAGACGGCGCTGACCGCCGAAGACGTCCGCCTCGCCATGCGCGCCCTGGGCCGAATCACCGGCAGCGTCGACACCGAAGATTTGCTCGACGTGATTTTCCGGGATTTTTGCGTGGGGAAGTAA
- a CDS encoding type II toxin-antitoxin system RelE/ParE family toxin, with the protein MWTVEWDESARKEFRKLDHTAQQRIIKYLEERIASRESPRRFGEGLTADKAGLWRYRVGDYRIVCKIEDRRLIVLVLRIGHRREVYE; encoded by the coding sequence TTGTGGACGGTTGAGTGGGACGAATCCGCCCGCAAGGAATTCCGCAAGCTCGATCATACGGCGCAGCAGCGCATCATCAAATATCTCGAAGAGCGAATCGCCTCGCGCGAAAGCCCGCGCCGATTTGGGGAAGGGTTGACGGCTGACAAGGCCGGGCTGTGGCGTTATCGCGTCGGCGATTATCGGATTGTCTGCAAGATTGAAGACCGCAGGCTGATCGTGCTGGTGCTGCGAATCGGTCACCGGCGGGAAGTGTATGAGTAA
- a CDS encoding TraY domain-containing protein codes for MLAIRLPAEIEKRLAALAARTGRTKTFYAREAILQHIEDLEDAYLAQKRLKKPGRRWTMAEIKKGADLVDG; via the coding sequence ATGCTTGCCATCAGATTGCCCGCCGAGATCGAAAAGCGCCTTGCCGCGCTGGCCGCCAGGACGGGCCGCACCAAAACTTTTTACGCGCGCGAAGCCATCTTGCAGCATATCGAGGATTTGGAAGACGCCTATCTGGCGCAGAAAAGGCTGAAGAAGCCCGGACGCCGCTGGACGATGGCCGAGATCAAGAAGGGCGCCGACCTTGTGGACGGTTGA